The nucleotide window ACCTGTACTGGCAAGCCATATTCCAGGTCCAAGATGCAAACTTGACAGACATTCTTCAACTTACTGCACGTCTGGCAAATCTCCGTCTTCTTGAATCGGGCATCACGGCCAGGCCTCCACCGGAAAACGGTGAACGGCCGAGTACAAGTCTTGCACTCCTTGTCATAATCAGCTTTCGTCATGCGAACATAGGGATTGTCTCCCAGGCAGGACTCGCAGATGATGGGGAAGTCTGACCGTTCCCAACCATCTGCCTCCACATTCCTAAGCAACCTGTGCGCCATATCACCTAAATCCCAGCATTCAAAACAGCCTAAAAGTCAGATTGAGTAAATCAATCTCGCAATTTCAAATTCCTAACAATCTGTTCTGACTAAAACCCTAACATTCAGAACAACCCTAGCAGTTAATTTCATAATCTAGACGGTTTAGCAGATCATTTTAATAGTCCAAATCAGAAGAATTCCTAACAGATGATATCCATAATTTCAGATATAAACCCTGAAATCAGAAACCCTAGGCAAAAATCTAAACTTGATGACGATGACCAACTCAATATTGGAATACGAAGGAAATTAGAATTCATGAGCCCCTAGATTGAACTATTCAAGAAGAAAACACAACTGCAGAGCAATAACGAAGGGAGATGAAATTACTAAAAGACCAACCTGGaagatagaaagagagagagagacagagagagatggAGCTTCAGGGTTTGCAGCAAAAACCAAACAGAGCTTCTTTATTCTCGGTTCTCTCAGATAGAGGGGGCCGCGCGTTTCTGCAAAGACGAGCGTGTTAAAATCGGGTCTAAATAACAATTTCGGGTCAATTTTTACAAACCGGGTCGGTTATTGTTAAAGATAAAAGAGGGGAACTACAAGAGTCCAAgtaaagttgttttttttttttttttttttttaaataataataaaataggTAAAGTTCTGTTAGGTTGCCTAAtaattgttatttttttctatAAGTTTCCAAGTAAAGCCAATCCATCTTCACAAACGCACGAACTCGAAAGACCCCTCAAACATGCTGGTCATAAATTGGTGGGTGTTCAGACTTAAACTCTAGAAATGAGATTCCATGTTAAGCCGACTGATCAACATTACCACaacatgttttttattttatttttttatatacgtCTTGTATGGTTTGAACAAAAGATGAAAACATATATGGATAAAACAGACTCATCTTCACTTAAAAGAATcgattttttttgtcaatttaaCTCAATAGAAAGAACATATTTATAGTCTCTAAATATAATTAAActtaaaatttcagatttgaaACGGTACCTTATTTGACCTCACCTCGTATCTACGGCTAAATCCCTCTtttaaaaataaagagaaaggaCAATTAACCTACTCAATTTAATACTACAATTATTCATTAAAATTTTggcaaattttattttctaaatttttataTGCCTTTTTATTTTCCGAAAAGGATGAAAATACTCCTTCTGTGGGGTAAATTAGTAATTCTATAATTTCTAAGGTGTTATATTTCACTCAATATCAGTAAATTACAGATCCTCCAATCGCtcccgagctctctctccctcttatcCCTCAAACTCATTTCTAGGGTTTCGCCCAACACCACCATCAACGACGGAAGCGATCGTCTCCTTCTCATGGACGAGAGCCACATCACCGCTAATCGCAGGCCCCTTGCCTCGTCGCGTTTCGATTCCAGAAGACGGAGATTTGCCTCTCCAATCTCCAATACCGCGTGCCGTTTCAGGTTCCAGATACCGCTCTGGTCTTCGATTCGATCGATACGAGTGATGCCGATTGGGAGTTCATTGCTGAGGAGTACGAACGATGTGGTAAACTTCTCTCTTTGGCATTTGAGGATTTGTCTGAGTTAGGGGTTCTCATTTTACGTTAGGTTTTTAGGAATCAATTGGTGTTTGATTTAATTGTCATCGGTGATTGCAGGTTAGGGTTTCGTATAATTGTCTTACAGGAGCTAGACGCCCACAACTGCGGGGAGTTGTCACAACAAAACATCGAAGATCCTTGATCTCGGTATGTGTTCAATACCTCATACCTTCATGTATTCAACATAGTAAACAATTATGAGTGTGTGGTTGTGTATTTTATGCTTATATTTACGGTCACCGGCTGCTTTTGGCTGCTCAAAACTTGTGAATGTGTTTGTTGATGAtcattgttcttgatgtttAATGTCTCCACTTGGTTATTTCCTCAGACTGAAATTCTAGTGTGGAAAATTTTTCGTAGAAATTTGGTAGATGCAGTAGCTTTGTTTGTTGATGTTCATCGTTTATGATGTTTAGTGTATACTACTCAGATATGTGCTTAGATGTAAATAATACCCTCTTGTAGCAAATTGATAGATGCAGTTAGCTTGCATGAGTTGGTAGATGAGTTCccatatttttctctttttacctGTGTTATTTTGACAGCCATGCTATTACTGAGTCTTTGAAGTGATAAGAGATGTGGATGATTTTGATTTCATACTGCTAAGAGATGTAGATGAGTTACCATGTTTTATCTATGCACCTATTATATGTGGGCCGTAGGGTTGTTTTCTACTATGGTCATGATGTGCGAGCCTTCAGAGATACAATTAAGTTGCAGGAGGTAGCACAAGTTGGGCTGTTAGCTGCCTAAAATGATTCTTTTTGGTTGTCTATTTTTTACAGTTTCTTcagctccatttttttttcttcttttctttatcaTCTCTTCTTATAAATTATGTCAGgttattgtttatgtacttAAGTAACAAGGGAATGAGGGGTTCTGGCTAAAACATAATAttgcttttttgtttgtttatgtaCTTATGTCAAGTAACAGGGGAGTGAGGGTTCTGGTTAAAAATAATATTGCTTTCTTTTACTTTGCTCCACAGATATAGATGTCCGTTCTGACGTACAAACCATAGGTTTTGGTGGATTTGAACTGATGGATCCTTCCTACAAGTTGGCTGAAAGCAGGACCAGTATGTTGTGATGAGAAACAGGTAAGAGAAAGTTATTTCATTTGCCATGGTTttacatatttttattttctttactgTATTTATGAAGAAAGATTTGTTCCTGTTTTGTTCAACAATGTGATGGTCGTTAGATGGGTATCAGTCTGGCCAACTGTAGTTCCTTCACTTTATTATGTCCAACCTTACAACTTCCCATAACTGTGATTGGGGTCAGggatcaaaacatttaaagactttcattttatattttgtttactttttttttttttttgatatccTTCATATATttctatcatttaaaaaaaaaatattcatctTAACCACAATTTACAGAGATTTTTACTGCTTTTGGCATTGGTTTGGGTTAGTGATTAACTTAAGTTGATTAATATGAACTATTATCTTCAATTATCTATATACAAATACTCAGGCGCATTAAAAAAATATCAAGGACatgaaatttgatttgtgtGTCTGTTTGTCAAGTATAATGTTTTAATGTCCATATCCTTGTCTGTAATTTCCCTTTTGGCTGTTAAACTGTTAGTAATGCGTTCATGTCTCTTTCCCTATTGATACTGCTTTATTTTAGAGTGAAAAAGATAGTATTTGCTTGTGTTGTCTTGGTGTTGTCTTGGTATTGTATGCCTCTAGGGATGCTGTCTTGTTTGTTACTTTTTAAATTCAGCATCTGCTCAAGTGATTCTGTTGTAAATCTGGTTACGGTATTCCATTTTCAGTACTCTGTATTGTCTCTGTTTCTGAAATGGGTTTGGCCAATTGGTATTGCTAGACTCTGGGATGCATTTCTAACTATTTTGTCCAACTGCATGCAGAATTTAGTTATTTAATTTGTCTTGTAGACTTTTTTATCCGAAGACTTGCAATGTCTTTGACAAAAAAAGAGTTGCAATCTTTGTAATCTCTGTATTTGAGAAAGTCCTTTTGAGAATAAAATTGGTCCACAAAGCAATTCTTGAAATTGGTTGAATGTTTgtcccggaaaaaaaaaaaggaaaagaagatatTGGTACAAAAGAATCATAGATCACTCCAATAAGTAGATGGTTTGAAGAGAGTGGCCcaataaaatttaaaagataACAAAAAGGCCTAAAAGTGTTTCCAAATGTTTGATTTAAATAAGTATTCCGACTGAAGGTTGAAAGATGTGTCAGTGTCCCAATTCCTTTGGCCCAATGCTTCATGACATGAAGGCTAAACTGAACTCAATTCATTTTTGAAGCGGCACAATAGGAGGCCCGTTTTATGCCGAAGCAGCCTGGTATGAggcctaaattttgttgacatGATGGCTCAAAAGTTGGCCCAAAGTAAATATTTGTGGCCCAATAAGAGGGCTAAATAATGTCAAACGGCCCAATCCACTGTCACTCTGACAGTAGATGCCACATTAAATGCTTCTAGAAGGCCCAATAAAAACCCCAATTAATGTTGAACGGCCCAATAAGAGGCCCAAGTCATGTTGACCCGATCAGGTGGCGGCGCATTTAATGCTTACCCAACCAGGGGGCTGCATATTAAATGCTTCTAGAAGGCCCAATAAAAGCCCAATTAATGTTGAAAGGCCTAACAGATGGCCCATTAATGTTGAACGGCCCAATTAAAAGCCCAAGGCACGTTGATCCTACCAGGTGGTGGCATATTAAATGCTTCTAGAAGGCCCAATAAAGGCCCAATTAATGTTGAACAGCCCAATTTAAGGCCCAAGTCACATTGACCCGACCAGGTGGCGGCGCAATTAATGCTTACCCGACCAGATGCCGGCACATTAAATGCTTATGGAAGGCCCAATAAAAGGCCCAATTATAGTTGAACGGTCCAATAGAAGGCCCAATTGACCTTGAACGGCCCAAGTATTATTGTAAGGCCCAGTAGTAGGCCCAATCCACGTTGACCGACCAGATGTTGGCGCATTTAATGCTAACCGACCAGGTGGCGGCGTATTAAATGCTTCTAGAAGGCCCAATAAGAAGTTTATTTTACGGTGAGCGGCCCAATCAACGTTGAAAGGCCCAATAGTAAGCTGAATTCAGGTTGACTGACCAGGTGGCGGCGGATTAATTCTTAATCGACCAGATGGCGGCAAATTTACTGCCAATCTGCCCAGGTGGCGGCTCATTTAATTCTTCATCCGACCAGGTGTTGAGCGGCCCAATGGAAAGCCCAATTCATTGTGAGCGGTTCAATGGAAGGCCCAGTTGATGTTGACTGGACCTGTGACTAAGGCTTGGAAAGGAACCACTCAATTTTAATGCGGCCGCCGTTTTCAATagtactttttgtttttttctcatTTCTCTGTTTTGTTATGATTTGGCCGAATTGCTGGTTCACAATCACACATCTAAAAACAGtataaagtgaaaaaaaaaaaaaaaacccaaaaaaaccaTTGACCGGTAGTTTGCAGCACTTCATATAACTTTCTCAGGTCCCATTGTTCTGCCATTTTCCTCGCCTTCCTGAAAGTCCCCTCTTACTGTTTTTCAACATTCGTCCTCACTTTGaccatcatcatcaacatccAACTAGCCTTGTTGATCTGTAACATCCACAAAGTTGAACTGCCAAGTTCAGAACAGTTCATATAATTCATATACCGAGAATTAACCAAGTTCCAATTATAATGAACTTTTACGGTAAGGGCATTAGCCCATATAACAGAGATATAATCCAATCAGTAACAGAAGAGACATACAAGAAACAATAACTATAAAGTTTTCCAGAAATGGAAGTTACCTACAAAATTAAAGATGCAATCCAAACAAATAAGAACAGACAATACCTTAAATCTTGCCACTGTCCCAATGCAAACAAATCTGTGCAGTGCGGCTTGGGTAACATGTCAGAACACTCGGTTAAGCAGATGTCCAATATTGATGTGTATCAGTAGACCTCAGGAGACTTCCCACGTTTACAAACCACAGTATCACTGTGGCTGGTCGACTGGGCCACATATCAAAAATCTGACGGGCTTGTTGAACATAAGTAACTGGATGTCATGTTCATAGCATAAGCGGAATAATATAGAACTTCAGCTCAACGTGCATAGTTCAACCAGAAAGTAGAAACCCCACAGCTGGAGAGCAAAGTAACGGTATCCTAGGAAAAAGATCAACATGTAAAGGGTAGTCAGGCAATCACAACCATGTAACACAACACATCtataattataattattatCCAGCCATATCCAGAAATGAATAGGCAGAGAAAGGAGAGATCAGAAAACACTGCAGTCTATAGGAAAGACAAAAAGTCTTGAATATCAAACTGTGTTGATGGAAAGTTGATGCAGAACAGATAAGTCAGATCCAACTGATTGATCATAAACTAATATAAATCATGTCAGTTTATTTGTTTATCTATAATGGATAAGTCAGGAATCCTTTCAGTAATTTCTACGTATAGCCTTTATCCATGCTAGGAACGAAAAACACACAAAAGTTTTGGAATACTAGTTCTGGCCTTTTTTAAATGACGGTTCATGCATGAATTACTTGGTCTTGAGATACAGGAAGAAAGCCACACCTGGTTATTGACTCAGAGATCAGAGATAACACATACGTTGAACTTGCAATGTAGCCAAAGAGAAGTGAATCAAATTCCTCTTCCATCTACTCGGGACAATGTACACTCAGAAAGAACTTGTTCAAGCGTCCAGAACATGTATGCCAAAGTTTCTATAAATTGAATGATGTAATATACAGGAATTGGAAGGTGAACATCAACTCTACTACTTCCGATGATAATCATTATTAGGCAATGGTTGAATTAGATAGACAGAGAATACAGGCATGGCTAGGACTCAAATGTCAATGAGAATACGGAACTTCACTCGCTTTTTGACGCTACCCCATCGGTCATACCCAATACCAATCTTACTATGCATCAACTTCATAGCTAAATCTGCATTCCCTGTTTTCCTCAAGGCATTGATTAGAACAGTTCGAATTCTTCCTGGTATTTCCCTACCTCTATCCACAATGCCATCAGCCAATTTGCAAGCTTCCTTGACACGACCAGCTTTGCACAACACATTGATCATATCTTCAAAAGCTGTCTCAGGAATTACGCCCATTGGTGCTAGGTCATCCAAAATCTTGCAGGCCCTGGCTACTTTGCCTGAGAGACAAAGCCCAACTGAGAGAGCTCTGAATGAAGCAGCAGTTGGTGTGATGCCTTTATCGATCATCATGTCCCACAGCTTCAATGCCTCTTCATTCCTATGCTCCTTAAATAGTCCATCAATGAGTATTGTGTATGTATAAACGGTCTGATCACAACcttctttttccattttcttaaaGAGTGCTAAAGCTTCATCAGTTTTTCCACATTTTGCTAGGGCATCGATAAGGGCATTATAGCAGTATGAATCCGGTGGACAACCCTTTTCGATCATCTGTTCGAATACCCTTTCAGCTTCATCAACCCTTCCAGCCTTTCCAAGACCATCGATTAAACTAGAATACAACATCGCATTGTCTGCCATTCTGTTGTTTTGACAAAACTGAAAATACTCCATGGCCTTCTCCAATCTCCCACTCTTACATAATCCATTGACAATAACCCCATAAGTAACCCCATCTGGTTCAAGCCCATCGCTCTTCATCCTCTTGAAAAGCTTCATTGCCTCTTCAATGCACCCACATTTTGCATATGAATCGATCAAAGCTGTATAGTTTGCCACATTTGCTTTACAACCCTTCTCAATCATATCTTCAAAAACAGCATACCCAACCATACATTTCCCACCTTTACAGAGCCCATTGATGACTAAACTATATGCGTGAGATGGAATTTCAATCCCCTTCTCTCTCATTTCCTGGTACAGACTCAAACATGAATCGAAATCTCCTTCCGAATAACACCCCTGCATCAAAGTCATATAAGTAATCTTATCAGCCTCCACATTCCTCCCCTCCATATCCCAAAACTTCTCCATTGCCTTCTGGGTTTTCCCTGCCTTACAATACCCTTTGATCATTGTATTATAAGTCACAATGTCAGGCACAATCTTCCCACCTTCCATAACCTCGAAAACCCGCTCCGCGGATTCAATAAACATCGAGTTCACCAATCCATTCACCAAAAAGTTATAAGTATACAAACTAGGCTCAATCCCATTCTCCTTCATCCCACGCCAAACCCACAACAACTCCTCAACCATTCCAAGACAGCCAAAACTCTTAATCAAACAATTCGCCGCATTCGAATTCATCAAAAAGTTCATATTTTTAAGCTCAACAACAACACATCTAATCCTATCCAAATCACCACACAAACACAAAAGCTCAATCAAAGACACATAGCATTCAAGCTTATGATGATACTTCTTTTGCTTACCGGCCCAGGAGAAAAACCGTAGAGCAGTCTCGGGCTTTCCTCGGAGATCATCAGATTTCAACACATATGCAACGAAATTGGGAGACAGTTTGATCAGGAATTTGTGGCAGTAAAAGTCTAAGTTGGGTTCCATCTGCGGAGACCCGTCTAAAAGATTGAGAATTTGGGCCACCCATGGAGATGGGTCGAAGCGTTGTGGGCTGGAGACTATGTCAGAGACGTCATTGAAAGGCTCTACCCATTCTGGTGGAGGAAGAGAGTTGGTGACGACGACCCACCTGGAATTTGAGCTGAAAGCTGACGTGGACTGAAAGTTTGAGGCTTTTGACGAAGACCCACCATTGTAGTAGGAAGGAGGAGGCCATGGAGGAAGGACATGGGTTGCTGAAGAAGCCCCGAGTCTGAGTAGGCTTCTTCTCATCAGGCTTCTTCTCAAAGGAACATCTGCAAGGTCCAGAGTCATCCTAAGAATATTTTTTGCAATAATTTTAATTATCAGAAGTTAACAAGTTGCACacaacatacatacatacatacatacatatatatatatatatatatatatatatatatcatatgtgTGCAGCTAGGAGGCCACTTGCTATGTGTAGTGCTAGTTGAGTAAAGTTGCAGCTTCAATGGTTCTTTGTTATCTAAATCGATTTATGATGGTTGTTGTAGGGACAAGTGTGGAAGCCAATTAATGGATGGCTGCATTGTTGGTGAACTGATTGAAGATTGGAAGAATGGCTACTAAGTTGCTGTATTAGAATTAGGACTTTCTATTTCATTGCATATTTGTACTTGAATTTAGACTTCGTAGTTAAATTTGGACATTTTGTATTTCAATTGCAGCTTTAATTGTTCTTGATAAGTACTTGAATTTGGGTATTATGTATTATGGATATTCAAATTTGCAGCTTGAACTTTGGATATTGATattgtgttttgattcaaatcttTACCAGGTTGATATGTGAATGAAATCTGGATATATAGCAAACTAGCAAAGTAGATTACTAGAAATGGTaaaatacaggtttttggggccgaaagcccgcaagcccggcccgaaatgaaacgggccggtccctgtTTGTGTAAAAACGGGTCCGGTCCGGGCCCAATGAAAAACAGGCCGGTCCCGGGCCGAGTGAAATTATTGTTagacccggcccgtgcccagccctaaaaACAATGCATCAAATAACCCAACTTGATCACCTAGTTTCTAGTTTCTTACAGTCAAATGAGATCACAATCTACCAAGTTAAACAGGTACAAAAACAGGTAGAAAAGTAAATGTAATTTCAATTCCTTTTGGTTGCTCTCTCTACAAAACAAGCTTATtcttactgaaaaaaaaaaaaaaaagtttcaataTATGCTACTTCGCATGTTGTACTTAGGGGCATACCATGCAACATGTCCCCATGCCCCACCTTGGATTTTCAGGTATTTGAGTAAAATGTGTAAAGTTATTTAACATAGCCACCATAAAAATTCACCTAATAGTCTCTCCCCTGTTTCTTTGGTTGTAGGGTTTTCCCCACACTTTCAGATCTCACCCCTTACGTCTTACCTCTCCCTCTTCAGTTTTTGACCTCACACCATGCCTTGGGGTCACTAATATATTTTTCTGGCTGTACTACAGATGGCAATGGGGAAAAAACTATCAACAACAATGACCGTCTATCTTTGCAAAACTTACGGTGTAGAGTTTATGCCTCAAATCTGAGTTCCTATCCTATACTATTCCAAGAGGCACTTCTCACAATTGAGCAAGTCCGTGAGGGCAGAAGCTAGATCTGATTCAATCAAAAAGATGACTACACTGAACAGCTTGAATCATGATAATTTCAGTGTCGAAAAGGTCATAGTATACAAAAATAGTCACCGAGGCAGACAAAAAGGCAACATCCATTGCATCATCAACAGTTATCgccaatttttgtactacaagtttgaaaaaaaaaacaagcagaTAGATCGGACTAATTTCTTTGAAAGCCAAATATTAAATGAGATGAGGAATTTTGTGATTGCTAAATGAGATGTAAAGAAATTTTTACCTGCTCCACCTAAGAAACTAGACCGCCATGGATGAATCGAACCACCAACTTATCCGCCGGACCGATCCACCGAAACAGCCGCCGATCAGATCCAGAACCACCGATTCGAAGAAACTCGACCGCCATCGACGAATCGAACGGCCGCAGCCGATCACCGATTCAATTGCCACCATCGAAACGCCATCAGATTCGAGCAAATCGAATCGAACAATTTGCCCTAGCCCCTATTCTGTGACCTCTGCAATTTCTAAATTGGCTTTATGAGAATCTGAGAGTACTCTATTCGGCTGGGCCTTCACTCCAGTTGTGGTGGGCCTGCCGCACTGTTCGGCCTTGCTAATATATATGGTGGGCCTGCGGCAATGTTGGCCTTTCTTCATATAATCTAGTGGGCCTGCGGCGGTCCAAAATTCAAATACCTAGAGAAACAAAAGTGAAATGTGAAACCAACTTCAAAAgttcaaagcaaaaaaaaaatttagagtaGGGGTAAATAATATTGAACAAAACTAATAGAATTAGCCAACCTACTGGTACATTTGAAAAAATAACATGGCATTAACTCGGTTTTAGGTATGTATCACTCAATTTGGGATTAATTGGGAAAAACCAAATTTGCATAAGGCATGTGTGCAAGTGTGAGAAACCAATTTTTGATTAGACAAATATTACAGTGATCAATAAGAAGCTCAAACAAGCATTACAGTCATCAATTAGTACGAGAAGGTCCAGCAAATTCTTCGTGCCTTGTCCATAGAGATACAAATGCATATTCGGTGCAGGTCACATATCTGCGACAGACCAAAGATAAGCCTCCGTCTGAGTAGCTTGTTTCTCGTTAGTCCGTTTGAACAATCCTTTCTCAAATCCTGCAACACACAGCAGCAGAAATTAATAAATCTGATGGAATAAAACCAGAGGCTGCCTCATGCCAAACTAGAGTTTGCTGTAAGTAAGGAAAGATCTAAATGCAGAATGCGGATAACCAACCGTTACTGCGATCAACTCCATCCCAATGTCTCCCTGGTTTTATACCATATCGATTTGGTGCAGCATCTAATCCTCTTTTTAACCAGCTATGATTAGGAATATCCTGAGGGATAATAAATCCAGAGTCCTTCATTTTCTCGCTATCCC belongs to Rosa chinensis cultivar Old Blush chromosome 4, RchiOBHm-V2, whole genome shotgun sequence and includes:
- the LOC112195853 gene encoding pentatricopeptide repeat-containing protein At1g03560, mitochondrial isoform X2, coding for MRRSLLRLGASSATHVLPPWPPPSYYNGGSSSKASNFQSTSAFSSNSRWVVVTNSLPPPEWVEPFNDVSDIVSSPQRFDPSPWVAQILNLLDGSPQMEPNLDFYCHKFLIKLSPNFVAYVLKSDDLRGKPETALRFFSWAGKQKKYHHKLECYVSLIELLCLCGDLDRIRCVVVELKNMNFLMNSNAANCLIKSFGCLGMVEELLWVWRGMKENGIEPSLYTYNFLVNGLVNSMFIESAERVFEVMEGGKIVPDIVTYNTMIKGYCKAGKTQKAMEKFWDMEGRNVEADKITYMTLMQGCYSEGDFDSCLSLYQEMREKGIEIPSHAYSLVINGLCKGGKCMVGYAVFEDMIEKGCKANVANYTALIDSYAKCGCIEEAMKLFKRMKSDGLEPDGVTYGVIVNGLCKSGRLEKAMEYFQFCQNNRMADNAMLYSSLIDGLGKAGRVDEAERVFEQMIEKGCPPDSYCYNALIDALAKCGKTDEALALFKKMEKEGCDQTVYTYTILIDGLFKEHRNEEALKLWDMMIDKGITPTAASFRALSVGLCLSGKVARACKILDDLAPMGVIPETAFEDMINVLCKAGRVKEACKLADGIVDRGREIPGRIRTVLINALRKTGNADLAMKLMHSKIGIGYDRWGSVKKRVKFRILIDI
- the LOC112195853 gene encoding pentatricopeptide repeat-containing protein At1g03560, mitochondrial isoform X1 — its product is MTLDLADVPLRRSLMRRSLLRLGASSATHVLPPWPPPSYYNGGSSSKASNFQSTSAFSSNSRWVVVTNSLPPPEWVEPFNDVSDIVSSPQRFDPSPWVAQILNLLDGSPQMEPNLDFYCHKFLIKLSPNFVAYVLKSDDLRGKPETALRFFSWAGKQKKYHHKLECYVSLIELLCLCGDLDRIRCVVVELKNMNFLMNSNAANCLIKSFGCLGMVEELLWVWRGMKENGIEPSLYTYNFLVNGLVNSMFIESAERVFEVMEGGKIVPDIVTYNTMIKGYCKAGKTQKAMEKFWDMEGRNVEADKITYMTLMQGCYSEGDFDSCLSLYQEMREKGIEIPSHAYSLVINGLCKGGKCMVGYAVFEDMIEKGCKANVANYTALIDSYAKCGCIEEAMKLFKRMKSDGLEPDGVTYGVIVNGLCKSGRLEKAMEYFQFCQNNRMADNAMLYSSLIDGLGKAGRVDEAERVFEQMIEKGCPPDSYCYNALIDALAKCGKTDEALALFKKMEKEGCDQTVYTYTILIDGLFKEHRNEEALKLWDMMIDKGITPTAASFRALSVGLCLSGKVARACKILDDLAPMGVIPETAFEDMINVLCKAGRVKEACKLADGIVDRGREIPGRIRTVLINALRKTGNADLAMKLMHSKIGIGYDRWGSVKKRVKFRILIDI